Proteins co-encoded in one Gossypium arboreum isolate Shixiya-1 chromosome 11, ASM2569848v2, whole genome shotgun sequence genomic window:
- the LOC108481517 gene encoding putative disease resistance protein At1g50180, translating into MARSAVTSAVTTIGKVLTEEAIYLGGVEEQVGRLQTELKWMQSSLMVVETKQSTDERIRLWVAEIRELAYDAEDVVEEFAFKIESKNKGGLPSCVKRSACCLKEGWTLHKTRSNIEKIIERINDLVRRLQAYGVKELKDRGEESSSSTERRESRRPYPHIMDDNIVGLVDDTKELVSILKDQRSECSRVVLIVEDADCNSLIVSFNYHISPSILHS; encoded by the coding sequence ATGGCCCGGTCTGCTGTGACATCTGCAGTGACAACAATTGGCAAGGTGCTAACTGAGGAAGCCATATACCTAGGGGGCGTGGAGGAGCAAGTTGGTCGTCTGCAAACAGAGCTCAAATGGATGCAAAGCTCATTAATGGTGGTAGAGACAAAACAATCAACGGATGAGAGGATTCGTCTTTGGGTTGCTGAAATCAGAGAGCTTGCTTATGATGCTGAGGATGTTGTTGAGGAATTTGCTTTCAAGATTGAATCCAAAAACAAAGGTGGTCTTCCCAGTTGTGTTAAAAGATCAGCCTGCTGTTTGAAAGAGGGATGGACACTTCACAAAACCAGGTCAAACATTGAGAAAATCATAGAAAGAATCAACGACTTGGTCCGACGACTACAGGCCTACGGCGTAAAGGAATTAAAGGACAGAGGAGAAGAATCTAGTTCTTCAACTGAAAGACGAGAATCAAGGCGGCCTTATCCACATATTATGGATGATAATATTGTTGGACTGGTTGATGATACCAAGGAACTGGTCTCAATTCTTAAGGATCAGAGAAGTGAATGCAGCAGGGTTGTTTTAATTGTTGAGGATGCTGATTGCAATAGTCTAATAGTCAGTTTCAATTATCACATTAGTCCATCTATTCTTCACAGCTAA